A window of Gouania willdenowi chromosome 12, fGouWil2.1, whole genome shotgun sequence contains these coding sequences:
- the ark2ca gene encoding E3 ubiquitin-protein ligase RNF165 isoform X1: MVLVHVGYLVLPVFGSVRQRGAHFTRHQHSHATSCRHFHLGSPQAPISAEFPLGHSGQPPPPQTGLAPHLPPTAHHPPLTTLPAPPQFQDMSGPSFLPQAIHQQYLIQQQLLEAQHRRILPHSRRSHDRIPLNPHRLRSGYEYPHPLHVPQPMAQQPRYLAEGTDWDLSVDAGLPHHQYQLQQLPQHYQHYLASPRLHHFPRNTSSAQVVVHEIRNYPYPQLHLLALQGLNPSRHATAVRESYEELLQLEDRLGSVSSGAVQTTIERFTFPHKYKKRKPQQLKIGEEEETDVDERCTICLSMLEDGEDVRRLPCMHLFHQGCVDQWLATSRKCPICRVDIETQLNPDS; the protein is encoded by the exons GAGCACATTTCACCAGGCATCAGCACAGCCATGCTACCTCTTGTCGACACTTTCACCTGGGCTCACCTCAGGCTCCCATCTCAGCCGAGTTCCCTCTGGGACACTCTGGCCAACCGCCGCCACCTCAGACAGGCCTGGCCCCCCACCTGCCCCCGACCGCGCACCACCCGCCCCTCACCACCCTGCCCGCGCCGCCCCAGTTTCAGGACATGTCAGGGCCTTCATTCCTACCTCAGGCCATACACCAGCAATACCTCATCCAGCAGCAGCTCCTGGAAGCACAGCATCGCCGGATTCTTCCGCACTCAAG aAGATCCCATGACCGTATTCCCCTGAACCCTCATCGCCTGCGTTCAGGTTATGAGTACCCCCACCCCCTGCACGTCCCTCAGCCAATGGCCCAGCAGCCGCGGTACCTGGCAGAAGGCACCGACTG GGACCTCAGTGTTGATGCTGGACTCCCCCATCACCAGTACCAACTCCAGCAGCTTCCACAGCACTACCAGCACTACCTGGCATCCCCCCGGCTGCACCACTTCCCCAGGAACACGTCGTCTGCACAAGTG GTTGTTCATGAAATCAGAAACTACCCTTACCCACAGCTGCATCTGTTAGCGCTGCAGGGTCTGAATCCTTCCAGGCATGCCACTGCGGTGCGAGAGAGTTACGAG GAACTGTTGCAGCTGGAGGACCGACTTGGCAGCGTCAGTAGCGGAGCCGTTCAGACAACCATAGAGAGATTCACTTttccacacaaatacaaaaag AGGAAGCCCCAGCAGCTAAAAatcggggaggaggaggaaacagaTGTGGACGAGAGGTGCACCATATGTTTGTCAATGCTGGAGGATGGAGAGGACGTCAG GAGATTACCCTGCATGCACCTCTTCCACCAGGGCTGTGTGGACCAATGGCTGGCCACGAGCAGAAAGTGTCCAATCTGTCGAGTTGACATCGAGACACAGCTGAACCCCGACAGCTGA
- the ark2ca gene encoding E3 ubiquitin-protein ligase RNF165 isoform X2: MVLVHVGYLVLPVFGSVRQRGAHFTRHQHSHATSCRHFHLGSPQAPISAEFPLGHSGQPPPPQTGLAPHLPPTAHHPPLTTLPAPPQFQDMSGPSFLPQAIHQQYLIQQQLLEAQHRRILPHSRSHDRIPLNPHRLRSGYEYPHPLHVPQPMAQQPRYLAEGTDWDLSVDAGLPHHQYQLQQLPQHYQHYLASPRLHHFPRNTSSAQVVVHEIRNYPYPQLHLLALQGLNPSRHATAVRESYEELLQLEDRLGSVSSGAVQTTIERFTFPHKYKKRKPQQLKIGEEEETDVDERCTICLSMLEDGEDVRRLPCMHLFHQGCVDQWLATSRKCPICRVDIETQLNPDS; the protein is encoded by the exons GAGCACATTTCACCAGGCATCAGCACAGCCATGCTACCTCTTGTCGACACTTTCACCTGGGCTCACCTCAGGCTCCCATCTCAGCCGAGTTCCCTCTGGGACACTCTGGCCAACCGCCGCCACCTCAGACAGGCCTGGCCCCCCACCTGCCCCCGACCGCGCACCACCCGCCCCTCACCACCCTGCCCGCGCCGCCCCAGTTTCAGGACATGTCAGGGCCTTCATTCCTACCTCAGGCCATACACCAGCAATACCTCATCCAGCAGCAGCTCCTGGAAGCACAGCATCGCCGGATTCTTCCGCACTCAAG ATCCCATGACCGTATTCCCCTGAACCCTCATCGCCTGCGTTCAGGTTATGAGTACCCCCACCCCCTGCACGTCCCTCAGCCAATGGCCCAGCAGCCGCGGTACCTGGCAGAAGGCACCGACTG GGACCTCAGTGTTGATGCTGGACTCCCCCATCACCAGTACCAACTCCAGCAGCTTCCACAGCACTACCAGCACTACCTGGCATCCCCCCGGCTGCACCACTTCCCCAGGAACACGTCGTCTGCACAAGTG GTTGTTCATGAAATCAGAAACTACCCTTACCCACAGCTGCATCTGTTAGCGCTGCAGGGTCTGAATCCTTCCAGGCATGCCACTGCGGTGCGAGAGAGTTACGAG GAACTGTTGCAGCTGGAGGACCGACTTGGCAGCGTCAGTAGCGGAGCCGTTCAGACAACCATAGAGAGATTCACTTttccacacaaatacaaaaag AGGAAGCCCCAGCAGCTAAAAatcggggaggaggaggaaacagaTGTGGACGAGAGGTGCACCATATGTTTGTCAATGCTGGAGGATGGAGAGGACGTCAG GAGATTACCCTGCATGCACCTCTTCCACCAGGGCTGTGTGGACCAATGGCTGGCCACGAGCAGAAAGTGTCCAATCTGTCGAGTTGACATCGAGACACAGCTGAACCCCGACAGCTGA